ACTATCGTTAACTTAGCTTCATAGCAACAATCTGATTTGTGTGCATCATGGTGATTGTTCTTTAGATCTGGCTTACTTAGATCTCATTGCTGCTCTAGTTCACGATGGAATCTCTCTAGCACTTGAAATGTCATTTCTATCGATATAACATATGCATTTGTTGTTCTGTTTATTGTACAGGCGAGAGGTTTGAAGAAGCATTTGAAGAGGCTCAATGCCCCTAAGCATTGGATGCTTGACAAACTCGGTGGTGCTTTTGTatgtcttcttctctctctctctctttcttcttgtctccatatatatatGTCTCATTTGCTCGTATTGGTTCCACGCAGGCCCCCAAGCCATCTTCTGGACCCCACAAGTCGAGGGAGTGCCTTCCCCTCGTTCTTATCATCAGGAACAGGTTGAAGTACGCTCTCACCTACCGTGAAGTCATCTCCATCTTGATGCAAAGGCACATCCAGGTTGATGGCAAAGTCAGGACTGACAAGACCTACCCTGCTGGTTTCATGGATGTTGTCTCTATCCCCAAGACTAACGAGAACTTCCGTCTTCTCTATGACACCAAGGGACGTTTCCGTCTCCACTCCATCAGAGATGAGGAAGCCAAGGTTTCTTTTATCTCTCCTCGCGTGTTGTCATTTAGAGTACTAATGTTTGACGTGTATGTATACTAacaagatttgtttttttttctctctatctTTAGTTTAAGCTTTGCAAGGTTCGAACTATCCAGGTGGGACAGAAGGGCATTCCTTACCTCAACACATACGATGGTCGCACCATCCGTTACCCTGACCCACTCATCAAGCCTAATGACACCATCAAGCTCGACCTGGAGGAGAACAAGATTGTGGACTCCATCAAGTTTGATGTCGGCAATGTTGTGATGGTGACTGGAGGAAGAAACAGAGGGCGTGTTGGTGTGATTAAGAACCGTGAGAAGCATAAGGGAAGCTTTGAGACAATCCACATCCAAGACTCTACAGGACATGAGTTTGCAACACGTTTGGGAAATGTCTTCACCCTCGGCAAAGGAACTAAGCCCTGGGTTTCTCTTCCTAAGGGTAAAGGTATTAAGCTCACCATCATCGAGGAAGCCAGGAAGAGGCTCTCTGGCCAACAAGCTGCTTAAGTTTTCGACTTTCAGCTCTCTATCATGTCGTTTTAGATGACTTTTGTTTCCTTAGACTCACTTTGCATCTTTTGGCTTGCTACTCAGTTTTGgaacttatgtttttttatctatttcaagagttttaaaatatgatCTAGTACAACGCAAGAACCACAGAGATGTGGTTACTGTCCAAATCCTGACATGTTACGAAGTACCAGCCCATACAAGTTCACTATTGGCCATTTGCATCTTTTGGTTTGCTACTCGGTTTAGAAACTTATGTTATTTTATCTGTTTTAAGAGTTTAAAGACTTATCTAGTACAAAACAGAAGAACAACCGAGCTGTGGTTACCGTCCAATCGATATATTATACCAAACCTATGGAAGACTTTCACTATTAATCATTTGCAGTTTGTTTGTTACAAACTAATACTATGTTACAGAGCTGTGATAACTGTCGTTGTCCCCGTGAACAGCTCGTTGATTCGCTCCTCTGTCCTGAACTACCCCATAATGATCCGTCTGGTTAATATTGAGGGCACACATACATTAAGTATTGAGTTAAAACATTAGAGCTGTCTTCTCAGTTTTGATACTTATATCTAATGTATCTGTCTCGTCAAATACGAACGAGCACCAGACATAGAGTACGCATAATATAGATGGTGAATTGGTGAGTAACGCTATGGAGAAACAATTTACAGCAACtaaaagaaacaagagagaCAAACGTTTACTGAACTCTATCAGATAGATACAAcagatgaacaaacaaaaaaacaagaaaatacatTAGTTCGACACCCATTATTAGTTTATCACGTACTGTGATTCTGTGTCAAACATGGAACTGGTATGATTATGCCAAAATGAACATCATTCGCTCTTTCGTTTTTCTGTGTCTGTTAGCTGCTCTGCTTCTCTCTGTCGTATTGGCTCGTCTCTTCTGCAGCCTTTGCCCACACGTTGCTAATTTTCTCTGCGTATCCAACCTGCAACCACAACAAACACAAGTTTTTATTTCAGAAACTCGACTCTGTTTCATTACTGGCAGATTTTATGAACTCCTACTTCCTCTTCACCGATATTATTATTCAAAGCACTCATCATTCACTAGGCTGTAAGAGATCCACCGTCTCATTATAATCTATTTTTCAACTTCTCTACTCTTAAAAGCTCATTAAGAATGGAACTACACTACCTTTTATGCTTAACCTACAAAATCTCCTTACCATTAATTACTCATTCTACATAGAAAACTTTCACTGAGCAATACAGAAAGGCTTAAGGCTTCATAAAAAGCTAATGTGCTGAATAATATTAACGTACCTGGTTAACAACAAAACCCTTCATCATGTTCATGAAGTCTGCACGCCTTTCTCCATCCAACCTCTCCACCTCAGATCGGTTGTTATCCTGCAATAATACAAATTTACACAAGAGCACGATCAAAAAACTTTATATCATGTTGGTACATCAGCACAAGCTTTCATATGCAATGGTTATTACTAAATACCTTGATCCTTTCATACTCTCTGATGGCAACATTTTTTGCGTCTTCAGTGACCTTGATGGTTTCTTTTAACTCTTCTATTTTCCGGATCCTTGATTTGTCACCACCAAATACCTTTGATGATGCAGCCTCTAGCTTTTCAGCCCTTGCTTGCAGCGAAGAAAGCTCTGATAGAAGAGTCTGCACTGTCAGTAAAGCACTACATCTATCTGCAAATGCGCCTTGGACAGCCATCATCATGCCAAGGTACTCATGAAGTGTGTCCTGTAATGAacaattcatttaaaataaaagctCTTAGTGAAGCTAAAATACCCCAAAATCTCCATGTATAAACCGGTAACCTGTCAAGAGTCTCATTTGATTCGAAGTAAGAAGGCAATTTTACATTTCTGTAGTTGGATAGATAATTACCAAATGTTTGACAGTCTGGGAATTCAACTCCCTATAAAATCTGCTTGCTTTTACAGCCGCAGTGGCTAAATTCTTCATATCAGTAGCACGAGTTCTTTGGGAGTTGaaaacagcttcttcgttcTCGAACTTTGTCAGCTTAATGAATGCTAACCCCAGTTCACCCATGGTTTCCCCCATGTCTTGCTGTGCCTTCACAAGGGATTCAGCCTACAAATATAATCCACAAAAACGGTTTGTTCCAAACAGAATACAACATATGATGCATAAATCAACTAAAAAGGATGACACTTTTACCTGCTGTGAGGAGTTGATAATTTGTTGCTCGAGATCAagcatcttctccttcttctccaaaaactctttatcttcttcaacaaCCGCTGGTTTCGACCCACCCCAGTCATTAGAAACCGACTGCCTCAGTTCCTTAAACAACCTCAGCAGATCCCTACCTCCTCTAGCAGGCTGAACCACCTCATGCACCGGCACCGCAGATGCCCCACCTTCACCAAACAGCTGCTTCGGAAGCTTCACAGCACCATCCAACATCCTAGACGCCACATCAGTACTCATCGGCAGCGGCAACTTCCCTTGCACCTGAAGGAACACTTTCAGCTCATCGCTCTTCCTAATAACAGGGTGTGCACTGAGCCTACGCAAATACTTCTCCAACGCAACTCTCCTCTGCTCCACAAACTCTTGCTTCTGCATAACCTGACTCTCTACCACGCTCTTATCCGGCCTCGGTGGGATGCAGAACCCTCTGTACGACTCAGCCAATCGATCTGCCAGCGTAACAACATCTCTAAACCTTCTCCGCACGCTGGACTCGGATACGCCGAAGTCAGGGAGATTCGTCCTCGTCGTGATCTGGTACGTGATGTAAGTGTTTCCTCCCACGATGGAGTTCGAAGTCTCCTGCTCTTTCTGAGGGTTCGATACGGTGATCTTGATGTAATCGGAGCTCGACGAAGAAGGAGATCTCGATAGCGAATCGGGGGAGAGACTACTATCCTCGCCGCCGTTGATCTCGCTGTCCGAGGTCTCATCGAAAGGGCTGAAGATAACATCGGCGTAAGACGGCGGCTCGATGTAGGAGGACGGCGCAGTAAGTGGATCGGAATCAGCCGGAGTCAGGACGGTAGGGAGCGGGGAGAGAGGGTCGTGAACGTTGGAGAGTGTTGACATGGCGCTGCGATAAGCAGAGTTCGATGAATCGCCGTTGACATCGCCGCCGTTAAGGGCGAGATTCTCCATCTCCTCCTTCGCTGCATTGAGATTCGTCTCTTCGAACACGTCGGCATTCTCCGATCCCATCATCTTCTCTTCTCCggagtaacaaaaaaaaatcgattagGGTTTGACGATTTGGGAAGAAACGGAGAGATTGCTGCGCCGGTGGCTAATCGCATTAAAAGACACCGGACTCGCTAAGATGCGCAGGTGGGGTAATGTGAAGGAAGACTAACGTGCGCACTGTATCGGATCATGGATGGCACGTGAAGTGGGGTTAAAGTCTCGTCGTTTGACAATCGCCAATGCGTAACATGTGATGCAAGGAATCTGTCAACGTGAATCACCGATGGGCTTCTTAATGGGCCTGTGTAAACCCATCTAAAAACCCAATTTATTTATTCCCGACGGTAATAGCATTATCGCCGCAACCAAACGGATTGATTAGGTTTTCATTTGGTTCTTAATCTGCAAGAGGTCTCTCTGATCGTCGTCGTATCCTGTCTTAACCGCAACTGTATCTTCGGTCAACTGATAACTCACTTCTTTTTCCCGACAAACTATGGCTTCCAAATTCGGGTTAGCGGGTGGAATCCCAGAGCGTCGTGTCCGACCAATCTGGGACGCAATCGACTCTCGTCAATTCAAGAACGCTCTCAAGCTCCTCACTTCGCTTCTCTCCAAGTACCCGAAGTCACCTTATGCTTTAGTAAGTTATCATCCAATCATTggtttcgttttttttcttctttctgtaATCTTTAAAACGGGAGTGTTGTTGCATTGATAGGCGCTTAAAGCTCTGATTCATGAGAGGATGGGGAAGCCAGATGAGGCGCTGACTGTGTGCTTGGATGCTAAGGAGCTTTTGTATAAAGATGATTCGTCGTTGATGGATGATCTTACGCTTAGCACATTGCAAATTGTGTTTCAGAGACTTGATCACTGTAAGTGCCCTTCTTATAAAGAAGAGTTTAGAAGCTTGGTTATATCTAATTCGTTTGTTTTTGATGTGATTAGTGGACTTGGCTACTGGTTGTTACGCTCATGCCTGTGGTAGATTCCCTAATAATTTGGAGCTTATGATGGGGCTCTTTAATTGCTATGTTCGTGAATATTCTTTTGTGAAACAGCAGCAGGTTGGTCTTTCTGCTGGTGATGAACAGTTTATCAGTCTTTATTTCCCTTTTCTTATGTCTTTTTCTGTGACAGACAGCCATCAAAATGTACAAACTTGCCGGAGAAGAAAGGTTCTTGCTGTGGGCAGTTTGTAGCATCCAGTTACAGGTGCGGCCACCGTCTATGCTGCTATTGTTTAGCCTTTTGGTACTCTATTTCTGAGTTGTGAAGATCTTGTACAGGTTCTATGTGATAAGAGTGGGGAGAAGCTCTTGCTTCTGGCTGAGGGTTTGCTTAAGAAGCACATTGCCTCTCATAGTATGCATGAGCCAGAAGGTGAATTCATATTACCATGAATGTCTTTTCTTTCTCAAGTTATCGAACTAGTTCAGATTTCTTCAGGTTTTCTTCTACTAATGAAAGTCTGGTTGTTTTCAGCTCTCATGGTGTATATCTCTTTGCTGGAACAACAATCCAAATACAAGGATGCTTTAGAAGTCCTTTCTGGAAATCTGGGTTCTCTTTTGGTGATTGAAGTCGATAAATTACGGATACAGGTAATTTACAAGGCTTTTTGCATTATATTTTACGTAGGGCACCTAAATTCTGATATAATGCATGTTCCCTTAGTTTGAAGTTGAAATTATAGATAATATGTACTAGCATACAGAGTCTTTTGTTGTATGATCAGTTTCTCACGCAAACTCTCACACTTTAAGCTGACAGGGGAGACTCCTTGCTAGGGCACGTGACTACAATGCTGCTGTTGATGTCTATAAAAAAATCTTAGAATTGAGGTACCTTGTCAATGCATGAGCATTTCAACTCAGTGTTTTCAGAGTTGGCACTCTTTCCGGATTGATCTTTCGATTGTTTCTGTCGGTATGCtgacatgttttttttgttcgcTTGGCAGTCCAGATGATTGGGAGTGTTTCCTACAATATCTCGGCTGTTTGTTTGAAGATGACAGCATGTGGAAATTCTTTGACGATATTGATCAAATTCATCCAACTAAAAACATAGAATGCAAGTTTTCTCACCTTACAGAAGAAATGGTAATTATAATAACCTAATTCGTGTTCCTTTGCTTTTTTCCTTAACTTCTGGCATATACATTATCTAATTTCTTATCCAACATGCAGTTTGATTCTCGTATATCAAGTGCTTCAGAATTGGTGCAGAAGTTACAGAGAGATACTGAGAATAGTAACTTAAGGGGTCCGCACTTGGCAGAAATTGAAATCGAGAAGAGAAAGTTCTTATATGGAAAGAAGAACGACAGCGAGTTACTAAAATCGTTACTGCAATATTTTCTCAAGTATATCTCTATGAACTCTTTTTCGGTTGTTATCTTTTGCTTACGGAGTCTGACTTGCGTATCGCTTTGCATGCAGATTTGGTCATTTAGCTTGCTATGCTTCCGACGTTGAAGCATTCCTACATGTATTACCCCCTCATAAAAAGGCAGAGTTTGTCGGAATGTTAGTGGAAAATGCTGATTCGGTTTCTGCATCAGCAACCACAGTACTTGGTCAAACAACAACCATACTCAAAGTTCAAGAACTGACGGGAAACATCTTTGAGCTTCCTCTTGGCGGTATGTTCTCTTTGCTCACATACCTTTTTCCGAAAAATTTCCATGTTTTCTCCTTATGAAGATTCAGTTTTGAATCTACAAGCTGTGCGACTCTTTTGTGCATATGGCATCTCTCTGTTTTGGTGTACAGTGTAATGCATCATTTTCCATCATAGTTTCGTGTTGCCTCCCTTATGTGGGTTTCTTATTATTGCAATCTAGTTGTTCTGCATCGGTTTATAATTCCATCTTTCCTTCCAATATGTAGAGATTGAAGCCTCTGCTGTCAAACTGGCGAAGTTATACTGTCAAAATCTTCCGCTTTCCAAGGACTTGGATCCTCAAGAGAGTATGTTTGGGGAAGAACTTCTATCTTTGATTAGCAACATGTTGGTCCAGGTACTTTGATTGTGTTGCATGCTTCCCCGATACAGTATAACcccttgttatatatataattaacctTGCTGTTGTTTCCAGTTATACTGGCGTACTCGAGATTTTTGCTATCTTGCTGAGGCTATCATGGTTCTTGAGTTGGGCTTGTCCATCCGAGGGTCAGTAACTAATTGTTATAGCTATGAAAACGTTGATTGAGTTTCTAACAGTGCCACTTGATGATTACCTTTTGTTTTCACAGACATGTCTGGCAGTACAAGATCTTGCTGTTACACATATATTCTTATATTGGTGCTCTTCCACTTGCATTTGAACGGTATTCATAGCTCTcatctttactttttttttcctggAAAATTAAAACCTTCTTCAGCTAGTTTTACTGAATCACTTGTTTATCTTATGTAAGGTATAAAGCTCTGGATGTGAAGAACATCTTGACGGAAACGGTTTCACACCATATTCTCCGCCAAATGTTGGAATCTCCCATGTGGGTAGACTTGAATAACCTCCTACAAGACTACCTCAAGTTTATGGATGACCATTTGAAAGAGTCTGCAGACCTTACGTTCCTTGCTTACCGCCACAGAAATTACTCAAAAGTAAACAATTTGAATTCCTCTCCATTACCATATCTCCCTGTGTACATTTGGTTACTGTCGTGACTTATCTGAATTATCCAATCTCAGGTTATCGAATTTGTCCTATTCAAACAAAGACTGCAGCAGTCAAACCAGTACGAAGCTGCGAGGGTTGAAGCGTCTCTCTTGCAATTGAAGCAGAATGCAGATAGCATCGAGGAAGAAGATGTAACAAATACAATATCCTTGTCCTGTAAATTACCTTATGTCCATTTATTTGATCCTCTCATAATAATATGTAACTCTGCATGTATTCTTGTTGTGTCTAGCGCGTTCTTGAAGACCTGAAATCTGGAGTTCAGCTTGTGGAGCTCTCGAACGAAATGGGATCAAGGACACTGAGGTTCAATGAAGATATGCAAACACGACCATGGTGGACACCTTGTCCTGAGAAAAACTATCTATTAGGTAAGTCTTTCCTTCACTATATTAgttgtttatttttctgttgTGGTGCTATTCTTAATATCAATCAACAACGTCTGTAGGTTCATTTGAAGATTTTTCTTACTGTCCCAAAGAGAATGTGGTACGTTTGTCTATATTATCAATACATCTTCTCTTGTACTTGGGGACCGGTACAATCTAATAATGTTTGTAATTGTTGCGTGTCTATAGAACAAAGATCGTGAAGAAAACGTGAGACGAGCCATCCAGAGAAAATCCCTTGTGCCTCGGATGATATATCTCTCTATTCAGTGTTCGGCAACAGCATTAAAGGAGAGTATAGAAACCAATGGGTCTGGAGGTGACATCAAAACCTGCGAAGAGCTTAAGTCCTTGCTGGATGAGTACACCAAAACGTTGGAATCTTCTTTCAGTGACGCTGTAGAGAAGATCACAGAGATCTCACAGGGTGCAAGGACTTTTGAGGTTAGCTTATTCTACTTCTTCCAAGTGCACTCATGTCAACTGGTCTTACTGTTATTGACTTTGTGGGAAAATTCTGCAGACGCTCGGTTCAGATCTTGTTGACTGGTTGAATTTTGCGGTATTTTGGAATGCTTGGAGCCTGAATTCCCAAGAGCACTGGAACGTGTTGAACTTGCTATTTGAGAGGCTTATCCTGGACAGAATCAAATCAATGGGATCTTCAGAGATGAGTTCTTGCTATTCTGATGTGCAGGTCTTGGTTCAGATCATCACTGAACCGTTGGCGTGGCACAGTCTTATAATCCAGGCTTGCACCCGCTCGTCTCTCCCATctgggaaaaagaagaagaaagctcaACATTCAGATCATTTACCTTCCTCCCCGATGTCTCAAGCAATCAAAGATTCTATACATTCCTTATGCAGCACAGTACAAGAAGTATCTAACTGGCTAGTTAATCAAATGAACAACCCAGAAGATGATCAAGTGGAGAGATTTTTGACAACTCTGAAGAGGAATAAAGGACCGGGACAGGTTCTTGAGGTTCTGGAGAGTTTCATTGCAACCAGCGAAGAGTCGGAGGTTGGTAGCCGCATCTTTGAATCACTAAAAACATGGAGCAAGGCAGATTCAGCACGTAAAACAGTCACGGCGCAACAGAGAGTCCTCCATGAGTTTCACCAAATCTGTGAATCTAAGAGAAAGCTGCTGGAAAAGCTCAAACAACAGATGTCCCATGTTTGATTGATCCTCTTAAATCATAAGAACACGTTAGAGAGAAACGTCGCTGCTTTTTGTTTGTTGGCTATTTCATTCTCATTCATAACAGAACACACGTTGATGTGGTGATGTTTCAGtacaatttttgaaaaaaaatgttttacatTTATTCTTCTATGCAACAAACTTCTGACAACGAGTATCCTTGTGAATGTTTTGGCAACGGATAGAACAAAAGCGCATCCCGCATAAGCAACAGTTGTACCCTGCAATGTACCCACAGACCGTACAGAAATGGCGACGAGAAGACGAAGTCGGAGGTCCCACTGCTGCTTTCAAGTAAGTAGGCACATGCGATGGTAAAGATTCCAAATTTGCCTGTAAGAGAACCCATATTAGCTTGGACTCAGCTGTAGAAATGATAACAAAGAGTTAACTACGTTACCTCCTGCAAGAGCTCAGTGAAGGACTTGGGAGCTTTACGAGCCTCCAAAGCTTTAGCTTGTCGAGTTTTACGCTTTGATCCCTTGTGTTGCTTCTTCTGCACGTAACCTACAACAAACCAAAACACATGAATAAAACTAGAAGACCTACAGATCAAAGAGAGTAATTAAAGATTATTCACCGAGATCATCGTCTTCGTCGAGAGATGCTTCTTCATCATCGTTCAAATCAACCACCTCGACAGCTCCATTGTCGTTCTCTAAAGCTTCCAGCCTAGCTATAGCAGCCTAGAGTTAACCAAAGACAAATGAAGTCTCATtgccaagaaaaaaaatcataaagagATTTCGAAATCATACAAGAAACCTGGGTTCGATTGTCGGTGCTTGTAAGAGCTGCCGCCATCTTCGTAGCAACCTTACGAGTACGGCTCGAGACTCTACGGTTCGCCATGTCTTCCTCCATACCGCTTAGGACGATTCAGTGTACCGGCGACGGTGGAAGAGCAGCGGCTGTAGAGTGGTATACGGCGTATTCGCGAGAAATGAACAACGGTGACTCTTTAGGTGTCTGGTCCAGAAATAGTCTGGTTCACTCTATAACGGCCCATTGGGCTTTCTGATTTAACAATTTGTAGAGTCACTTTAAACACTTTTATCTCTAATATCcaagttttcaaaatataataaacaaattataaactataataatttataaatatgaaaataatatataagtatCTCAAAATTTGTTACTATTATATACAatctcataaatatataaaatatttttgcacAAGTGTCAAATTTCAAGGTACCtacatattttttcttatttttgtttgttaataacttttgaaaaacatatacagtgaaacctctataaattaataatgttgggattacaccaaaactataatttttttaattaatttatagagatattaatttatcgatatattAATTGAACCAAAACTCAATTTGAgttaaaactttattattttatagagatttttagtgtatattaatttatagagtattaatttaaagaggttatactgtatATGAAGATGTTTTGCAGTATTTATATTTCCATAAgttctaaattatatatataaattgaatgaatcatttaaaaaaattactcgattttcataaatattttaagtttttcacctaaaacttacaaaaactatatttttttagagtGAAATATCCTTGAAATTCTGACAACGCAGCTGCATAAAaccaagaaaaatgaaaaagaaaattgataAACCAAATGAAGCTGCTTCTACATTGGAATTTATTAGCTTGTACAATGAACTTGGATACAAATTTTGTTTAGATAGCAAGATCATCCCAAAAATACAGAatgtacaaaacaaaaaagaaacctAATCAGTTAAGCAATCTGTGTCCTAACTAACAATTATTACAAGACCAATAAGACACTAACTTCTTGTAATCAAACTTGCCATTCAAGAAACCACCACCTTTCTGGTTCCTCACCTGTTGCTGTACTACCAACACCGAACCTTCCGATGCAAACACACTCTTAGCCACAGTGTCTCCAATAACTCCAAGCTGGTGGTTCTCACTCCACTCCGCAAGCCCTTCTATAATCTTCGGATTGATACCTTCTCTCTTCCCCGTTATCCACAGATCATAGTCGTTGTCATTCAACGCTTGTATTGCCGCCAGCGTCTCCGCACCGTTCTTGACCACAACCTCCCTGTAACTAACCCTCTCCTTCTCTTCATTCTTGACCCAAAACCATGTCACCACCCCATCGTCCAGCTTCTTCTCCCTCTCGTCCTCTCCTTCATGGTTGAACGACAAGAACCTGATCACCGTCAGGGTTATGTCTGGATTCACCATCATCCTGTCGGCCAGATGCAGAGCTTCTCTGTTATCAGCTCCTCCTAAGAACAGAACCACAAAACGGTGCGTTTCTTGGGACCGAGCGTTTCTACGCCGTCCCTTGTCGTAATAGATACAAACAGAGCATGGCGTGTGGGCCAAGACATCCGCGTTCACGGATAACATGCCGGAGTTACGTAGCTCCGTTGGTGCATCGTCGTCGAGACGTTCTTGCTGATAAGGTAAGAGAATGAAAGCGGTTTTATTAGCCAATGCTAGCTGGCAAATGTTGTGGTACATTAGACGCTTTGGAGCATGAGCTGTGTAGGCACGTAGCGTTACACATTCATCTCTTTTCTCTTGGTACAACCTAAATGCGGTTTGCACCTGGTTTCTCCGGGcaccttcatcttcttcttcttccacctcttcctcatcgtcctcctcttcctcttcctcctcctcgtgGTCGATAAAAACCGGCGAGGCTCGTCCCATTAACTCCACTAACTGGATAGCGTATATACAAAAGGGGCTAGTTGTAGTGGGATTAGCAAGGTCGAGGAAGGTGAACAAACCGGACAAGGCTTCGTGGTCGGCGACGGCGAGAACAAGTCCCACCTCGGTAGACGGGGGAGTGTGTTGTATGGTGCGGTACTTGCTGATCCTGTAAGGACGATCTGGATCGTAAAGGAAGCTGATAAGCGGTGTAGCTATTCCCGTAACCACAAGGGCATGCAAAACCAAGATAGCAAAACCGGGTAAACCGATTATATTTTTGTCTATCCAGTGCAAGTAGAGCAAGGTATCTATCTGGCCTCTCAAGTTCAGCATGAGACCAAGCGTGAGGCTGTCTCTGGTGGGGATTTTAAAGAAGACAGCAGCGGAAAACACAGCGAGAAACTTAGAGATGAATCCAACGACTGTCATGTAGACAAGAGGAGAGAGCTTTTGTTCCCAAATATCATTGGTGATAAGATTGACATTGGTCTTGAGTCCCACCAAACCAAAGGAGAAAGGCATCAAGAACTCATGGATGAAAGTCTCGCTCCTAATAGCCAGCGTCGAACCCAAAGGTGGACCTTGAGGGACAATGAACCCTAGCAAAATGGGTCCCATGCCCATAGATAAACCAAACATGTCTGTAATGAAACAAGCGACAAGAACACCCATGAGAATCATTACGATGTAGTTTTGGTCGACGAGTTTTCCCTCTGGCGTTTGGTCGACCACCCACTCAAGAGCTCGTGCCACAACCAAAGACATAAAAGCATTGAATATAACGACCGATATAAGATACCAAACTATAGCCGTGGCTCCTCCTTCCTCTACCTGATTCAAGGCCTCGAAAAAAATAAGAGCAACAATCGCTGCCATGTCTCCAATGAGAGCCACCGACATGGCGAACTTGCCTACTTCAGAGTTGAGAAGGTTCATGTCTCTTAAGACGGTGTAGATGACAGGGAAAGAACTGAAAGCCAAGGCAAACGCAATCGATCCAACGGATGAAAACTTTCTCATGTTCTTGTCCATTTTGTCTCGCATTGCCATCCCCGTGGCCAAAGTGCAGACCAGGGGGACGACAATGCCGATCACAGCAATGTACTTATGCTTTCTTGGAGACTTTGCAATGGCTGAAACGTCAGTTTTGGCCGCAGTGATAAAGAAGAAGTAAACAAATCCCAACAGTCCCAAGTTTTCACATATGT
Above is a window of Brassica napus cultivar Da-Ae chromosome A10, Da-Ae, whole genome shotgun sequence DNA encoding:
- the LOC106420507 gene encoding 40S ribosomal protein S4-1-like, encoding MARGLKKHLKRLNAPKHWMLDKLGGAFAPKPSSGPHKSRECLPLVLIIRNRLKYALTYREVISILMQRHIQVDGKVRTDKTYPAGFMDVVSIPKTNENFRLLYDTKGRFRLHSIRDEEAKFKLCKVRTIQVGQKGIPYLNTYDGRTIRYPDPLIKPNDTIKLDLEENKIVDSIKFDVGNVVMVTGGRNRGRVGVIKNREKHKGSFETIHIQDSTGHEFATRLGNVFTLGKGTKPWVSLPKGKGIKLTIIEEARKRLSGQQAA
- the LOC106420516 gene encoding sorting nexin 2A, with amino-acid sequence MMGSENADVFEETNLNAAKEEMENLALNGGDVNGDSSNSAYRSAMSTLSNVHDPLSPLPTVLTPADSDPLTAPSSYIEPPSYADVIFSPFDETSDSEINGGEDSSLSPDSLSRSPSSSSSDYIKITVSNPQKEQETSNSIVGGNTYITYQITTRTNLPDFGVSESSVRRRFRDVVTLADRLAESYRGFCIPPRPDKSVVESQVMQKQEFVEQRRVALEKYLRRLSAHPVIRKSDELKVFLQVQGKLPLPMSTDVASRMLDGAVKLPKQLFGEGGASAVPVHEVVQPARGGRDLLRLFKELRQSVSNDWGGSKPAVVEEDKEFLEKKEKMLDLEQQIINSSQQAESLVKAQQDMGETMGELGLAFIKLTKFENEEAVFNSQRTRATDMKNLATAAVKASRFYRELNSQTVKHLDTLHEYLGMMMAVQGAFADRCSALLTVQTLLSELSSLQARAEKLEAASSKVFGGDKSRIRKIEELKETIKVTEDAKNVAIREYERIKDNNRSEVERLDGERRADFMNMMKGFVVNQVGYAEKISNVWAKAAEETSQYDREKQSS